A stretch of DNA from Acidobacteriota bacterium:
CGTTCCTGGGACTGGACGCGACGCAACTGCCCTGAGGGAAGTTGCCGTGGCCCCTGACGCGCGCCGGCGGCGACGCGGCGGCACTCAGTGGAAATCGTGCGACTGCACGGCCGGCCCGCCGTGCTCGAGAGGGTCGACACGGGCAGCCTTGATCGACACGGCGCCGTCCTGATTCTGCAGCACGCCGTCGACGAGCAGGTACGGGCTGTCCACGATGACGCGTTTGAAGGCGGCGAACACGTCGGGCGTGACGATCGCGTTGGCGATACCGGTTTCGTCCTCGAGCGAGAGGAACACGAACCCCTTCGCCGTGCCGGGCCGTTGACGCGTGATCACGGCGCCGGCCACGCGTACGCGTCGCCCTCCGCGCTGCCGATGGAGATCGATCGCGCGCGCCACACCTCGTGCGGTGAGCCAGGGCCGCACGAGCGCCATCGGATGCGGCCCGATCGTCAGCCCCGTCCGCGCGTAGTCGGCCTGCACCCGCTCGCGCATCGACATCCGCGGCAGCGGCGACGTCCGCGCCGCGGCCTGCTCGTCGTGATCGGCGAGCAGCGGGCCGGCCGGCCGGCCCGCCCGCTCGGCCTGCCAGAGCGCGCTGCGCCGATCGCCGCCGAGCGCCGCGAGCGCGCCACACTCGGCCAGCGCGCGCACCTCGTCCTGCCGCAGCCTGGCCCACGCGACCAGGTCGTCGATGGAGAGGAACCTGTCGTGTCCCCTGCGCCCAGCGGCCAGCTCGATTCGCTTCCCCGTGCTCTCCCGCACTCCCTTCACGTACCGCAGTCCCAACCGGATCGTGCCGTCCTCCGCGATCGTGCAATGCCACGCGGAGCGTTGGACGTCGATCGGCGCGAAGCGCACCCCGCGCCGCTGCGCGTCCTTGACGAGCGTCGCCGGGTGATAGAACCCCATCGGCTGGCTGTTGAGCAGCGCCTTGTAGAACGCCGACGGAAAGTGCGCCTTGAGATACGCGCTGGCGTAGACGATCAGCGCGAAACTGGCGGCGTGCGACTCGGGGAATCCGTACAGCGCGAACGACGTGATCGATCGCACGATGTCGTCGGCGGCCGCCCCGGTGATGCCCTGCCGGGCCATGCCTTCGCGCAACCGCCCCTCGATCTGCTGCATGCGCTTGACCGATCGCTTGAACCCCATCGCGCGCCTCAGCTCCTCGGCCTCTCCGCCCGAGAAGCCGGCGATCACCATCGCCATGCGCAACAACTGCTCCTGGAACAGCGGCACGCCGAGCGTGCGCGCGAGCACCGGCTCGAGCAGCGGATGCGGGTACGTCACCGGCTCGTCGCCGCGGCGGCGCGCCAGATACGGATGCACCATGTGTCCGACGATCGGCCCCGGCCGGATGATCGCCACCTCGACGACGAGATCGTAGAAGCAGGCGGGCTTCAGCCGAGGGAGCGTGGCCATCTGCGCGCGCGACTCGACCTGGAACACGCCGACGGTATCGGCCGCCTGCAGCATCCGGTAGACGGCCGGATCGTCAGGCGGCAGATGGGCGAGGTCGACGTTCCGCGCACAGGCTGAATCCACGGGGCCAGCGTGCCAGGAGGCCGAGCCTGCAGACGCCGTCCCCTGGCCTTCTCGACTTCTGGCCTCCTCGTCCCCCGGCTGTCGCGCGTTGATCGTCTCGAGCATCTCTTCGAGCGCCGCCATCATGCCGAGACCGAGCAGATCGACCTTGACGATGCCGAGATCGGCGCAGTCGTCCTTGTCCCACTGCACCACGACGCGGCCGGGCATCGACGCGTTCTCGAGCGGGACGACCTCGTCGAGCCGCCCCTGGCAGATCACCATGCCGCCGGAGTGCTGGCCGAGGTGACGCGGCAGATCCTGCAGGCTGGGCCACAGTCGCACGAACTGACGGTATCGTTCATCGCCCGGATCGAGGCCGGCGTCGCGAAGATGGCGCCCCAGCGTCTCCTCGGGATCGACGAACTCGAACTGCCCCATCAGCGTCGCGATGCGATCCAGCTCGTCGGGCGGAAGCTCCAGCACCTTGCCGAGCTCGCGCGTGGCGCTGCGGCCGCGGTACGTGATCACGTTGGCCGTCATGGCGGCACCGAGGGCGCCGTATCGCTGGTAGACGTACTGGATGACGCGCTCGCGCCGATCGCCGCTCGGCAGATCGAGATCGATGTCCGGCCACTCGCCGCGCTCGGCCGACAGGAAGCGCTCGAAGAGCAGGCCCATGCCCACCGGGTCGACGGCCGTAATCCCGAGCGCGTAGCAGACGGCGCTGTTGGCGGCCGACCCGCGTCCCTGCACCAGAATCCCGTGCTGCCGGCAGAAATGGACGATGTCCCAGACGATGAGGAAGTAGCCGGCGAGACCGAGCTGCTCGATGAGATCCAGTTCGCGCGCGATCTGCGCGCGCGCCGCCTCGTGATACGGCCGGTACCGATCGCGGGCGCCGGCCGTGGTGAGGTGACGCAGGTACGACGCTTCCGTCTCGCCGGCCGGCACCGGGTACTCGGGAAAGCGATAGCCAAGGTTCGCGAGCGTGAACTCGAGCTGCTCGGCGAGCGCCTCGGTGCCGGCGAGCGCCTGCGGCAGATCGCCGAAGAGCTTCGCCATCGCGGCGGGCGCCTTCAGATGCCGCTCGGCGTTCGGCGCCAGCCGCCGCCCCGCCCGCGCGAGCGTCGTCTTGTGCCGGATGCAGGTGAGGACGTCGTAGAGCGGCCGATCCGCTGGCCTGGCGAATCGAACGCCGTTCGAGGCCATGACCGGCACGCGATATGCCGCGCCGAGATCGAGGAGGGCCTGGATCTCCGAGGCCTCGCCGCGGCCGCGATGACGCTGCAGCTCGATCCACACGCGATCGCGGCCGAAGCATCCGACCAACTGATCGATCGGGCCGCCGAGACCATGACGATCGGCGCGCAGCACGTCGCGCCCGACGAGCGCCACGAGGCCCGCCGCCTGGCCGTCGAAATCGGCGAGCGTGAACCGCGCCTCGCCTTTTGGCGCGCGCAGCTTCACCCGCGTGATCACGCGGCACAGATGGCGATAGCCCTCCGCTGACGCGACGAGCACCGGCAGCGTCCAGGTGGACGCCAGGGGTGCGCCGGGCCGCCCCATCGTCAGCTCCGCGCCGACGATCGCCCGAAGCCCTGCCGCCTTCGCCGCGCGATAGAACTGCGGCGCGCCGTAGACGCCGTCGCGATCGACGAGCGCGATCGCGCCGTAGCCCAGCTCGGCCGCGCGCTCGATGAGCGTGCCCGGCAGCGAAGCCCCGTCGAGAAAGGAAAAAGACGACGCGCAGTGCAATTCGACGTACGACACGAAAAGTGGCCGATCCGTCCTAGTCCAGGACACCCTCAATCACCCAGTGCTTCGTGCGGCGGTCGCGCGCCAGCCGGTAGATCGTGCCGTCGGCGAGCGCGACGTCCCACTCGTCGCGATCCCAGCCGGCGTCGTCCTTCCACCACTCGCCGGATGTGCGCCATGGACCGGCACGACGCACGACGTCGCCGCCCTGCAGCGTCCTGACCGACGTGTGCACGCGCACCGGCACGCCACGGTCCTCCACGACCTTCGCGGCGATCGGCAGACGGAAGCGGCGGAGCACGGGCGTCAGCTCGTGCCTCGGCCCCGGCGTCGTCCGACGATCCCTGTCGTCCCGTGTCGCATCGATCCGAAACGGCGCCATGGCCACCCGCCGCGCATCGAAGCTGTCGAGCACGATCGGTGCGCCCACGCGCGACTCGCCGACGAGCGCGATGAGCCGGGCGAGCAGCGTCGTGAGATCCTCCGCCGACGGCAGCGACGGCGTGAACAGCGTGCCCAGCACGATGCGGCCCGGCATCACCTCGACGTGCAGGTCGACGGCATCGATGCCGGCGCTCGGCGGATGCGATTCGAGATCCAGCAGGACGAGCGTGCGCAGCACCCGCGCGTCGGCGATGGGCGCCGGCAGGCAGAGCACCCGTTCGTGCGTCTCCCGCGTGACGAGGCGCAGCCGCGTCCGCAGCACGATGGCGCCCCGATCCGCGCGGACGAGAGATGCCGCCACCTCGTCGGCGAGCCGCGCGACGACGAACGCCAGCGGTTCGAGCTCGTCGATCGGCCACTCGAGCGTCGTGCCGGCGACGAACGGCGGCACCTCGTCGATCGGCACGAACTGGAACGCGTCCTCGCCGGACGCCACCTGGTGCAGCGTCACGCCCACGGCCCCCATGCGCGCGTGCACGTCGCGCCGCGGCAACGCGGCGACTCCGCCCAACGTCATGAGCCCCCACTGCTCGAACAGGGCCAGCCGCTCGTCGTACAACGTCCGGATCGCCGGGTCGCGCGCGACGGCAGGATCCAGGTCGACGAGGGGTGCCAGCGTGGAGAGCGGCAGCGGCGCGAGCGTGCGGAGCACGGCGTCTGGCGCGACCACCGTCGCGCCCGCATGCGCTTCTGCCACGAGCCACGCTGCCGTTACGGTCGGTGCCACGCCGATGCTGACAGTGAGAGCGTGTGACGATGCGAGCGCGCGGACCTCGTGCGCGATGACGGCGGGTGGCCCGATCGTCCGCGCGCAGCCCGAGACGTCGGCGATCACGGCGGCCGCATGGCGCGCCACGCGCGGCGAGCAGGCTCTCGCCAGCGCCAACGCCGAGTCCGGCGCCCCGGAGACGAGGCAGAGAAACAGCGGCGCCACGTCCGATCACTCGTCGCGGCTGCCCGCCGGCCAGCCTCTCGTCCACGGCTGGCGCTCGTGCCCGTCGACATGAGGCCGCGGTGTCATCCCGTTGAACTGCGCGCTTTGCGCGCTCTCCCCTCCCCAATGCGGCGTCGCCGCGACCCGCACGGTCGCGCCGTGCGCGCTGCGCCCCACCGGCGCTTCGGCGACGATCAGCCCGGCAGTCGGCCGGCCGGCATTGGCGTGCGCGAGCCGAAGCCAGGTCGCGTGCGGCAACGCGCGCACGTAGCGAAGAGGGATGTCGGCCAGATCCAGCGCCGCGACCGCGAAGCCACCGGCCCGGATCACCAGATCGAAGGCACGGACGGCCTCGAGGACCGCCGCCTCGACGAGCGACGGTCGCGAGGCGTCCACGCCGATTGCCGGCCCCCGAACCCAGAGCACGCGCGACACGTCGACGCCCGCTTGCGCGGCCGAGGGAGCGTCGAACCGATCCACGGCGTCGATGAGCGCCACGATCGCGCCGCGCCTCGTCGCCGCCCTGAGCGTGGCGACGAGCGCCGTGGTCCGACCGCTCGAGCGGGCACCGATGAGCTCGGAGATTTGCCCCTGCCGCCACCCTCCGCCCAGCCAGTCGTCGAGCGCCGGCACGCCACTCGACACGACCGCCGGCGGAAGCGCCGCGAGCGACGGCATCGTCGCAGCCAGCCGTTTGATCTGAAGGAGCGATTCGAGATGCTGCAAGGCGGCGGATTTCATGGAAGGTTCGCCTAATTTTCGCTCAGCAGTATACCGCCCCCTTTCCCCTTTTCCCTTTCCCCTCTTTTGCCTTTACCTTTGCCCTTTCCCTTTGCCCTCTGCCCTTTGCCCTCTGCCCTTTGTAGACTTTCCCCGTGTCATCGCCGGCCGCCGATGCTGCCTCCGCCTCCGACGACCCCCGCCCCTGGCTGGAACGGGTGGCAGGGGCGCTGACCCATCGCAACTACCGGCTGCTCTGGTTCGCGGCGCTCGGCTCGACCATCGGCACCTGGATGCAGAAGTTCGCCCAGAGCCTGCTGATTTACGACCTGACCCAGTCGAAGTTCTACCTCGGGCTCGACGACTTCCTCAGCCAGTTGCCGATCCTGCTCTTCATGCTGATCGGGGGCGTCGTCGCCGATCGGCACGACCGCCGGAAGCTCTTGACCGGCTCGCAGTACGTGCAGGCCTGCTCCGCCTTCGCGCTGGCCATCCTCGTCTGGACGGGCTACGTGCACGTCGCGCTGATCTTCCTGCTCTCGTTCATTGCCGGATGCGGCCAGGCGTTCGGCGGGCCGGCCTATCAGTCCCTGATTCCGGCGCTCGTGCCTCGCCGCGATCTGCCGAACGCCATCGCGCTGAACTCCACGCAGTTCAACCTGTCGCGCGTGCTCGGCCCCAGCACCGGCGCCGTGATTCTCGCGACGATCGGCACGGCCTGGTGCTTCGCCGTCAACGGCCTGTCGTTCTTCTTCGTCGTCCTGGCGCTCGCCGCGCTGCACCTGCCCGCGCACACGCCGCCCGAGACGCGCCGCGCAATCTCGGCCGAGCTGAAGAGCGGCCTGCAGTACGTGCGCGAGACGCCGCTCGTCCGGACGCTCACCGTGCTCGTCGCGATCAGCACGTTTCTCGCGATGCCGATTCTCACGATGCTGCCGGCGTTCGCCGCGGAGGTGCTGACGACGGCCGGCACGCCGGAATCACGGCTGTCGATGCTGATGGCCGCCCAGGGGCTCGGCGCGATCGTCGGCGCGATCATCGTCGGCACCATCGGCACGACGCCGCACATGGGCCGGCTGCTGCTCGGCGTCCAGATCGGCCTGGGCCTGCTGATCTGCTCGTTCGCGCTCTCCTCGTCGCTTCCGCTCAGCCTCGGGCTGCTGTTCCTCGGGGGAATCTTCTTCATGGCGCTGTTCTCGATCAGCTTCTCGATCGTGCAGCTCGCAGTGCCCGACACGCTGCGTGGGCGGGTGGTGAGCATCTACATGGTCGCGCTGCGAGGCGGCGGTCCGATCGGGGGGCTGGCAGCCGGCGCGCTCGCGGATCGGCTGTCCACTTCGACCGTGATGGCGACGAACGGCATCCTCCTGGCGGTGCTCGCGACGGGCCTGCTGCTCTACCGGCGCGGGGCCGTGCTCGAAGCGATGGGGCGATCCTGATGCCCCGCGTCCTCGTCGTCGAAGACGACCCCGACATCGCGACCGTGATCCGTCACCATCTCGAGCGCGCCGGACACTCGGTCCAGCACGTCGCGTCGGGGCGGGACGCGTTGAGCGCGGCGCACGACGCCCGGCCGGATCTGGTGGTGCTGGATCTGATGCTGCCGGGCATGGACGGCACGCTCGTCTGCCAGGCGCTCCGCCAGGATGCCGCCACGGCTGGGCTGCCGATCATCATGCTGACGGCGCGCGGGGAAGAGGCCGATCGCGTCCGCGGGCTCGAGCTGGGCGCCGACGACTACGTCGTCAAGCCGTTCAGCCCGAAGGAGCTCGTCGCTCGCGTGGCGGCGCTGCTGCGCCGAGCGGATCGTGCGGACCGGCCGGC
This window harbors:
- a CDS encoding MFS transporter translates to MSSPAADAASASDDPRPWLERVAGALTHRNYRLLWFAALGSTIGTWMQKFAQSLLIYDLTQSKFYLGLDDFLSQLPILLFMLIGGVVADRHDRRKLLTGSQYVQACSAFALAILVWTGYVHVALIFLLSFIAGCGQAFGGPAYQSLIPALVPRRDLPNAIALNSTQFNLSRVLGPSTGAVILATIGTAWCFAVNGLSFFFVVLALAALHLPAHTPPETRRAISAELKSGLQYVRETPLVRTLTVLVAISTFLAMPILTMLPAFAAEVLTTAGTPESRLSMLMAAQGLGAIVGAIIVGTIGTTPHMGRLLLGVQIGLGLLICSFALSSSLPLSLGLLFLGGIFFMALFSISFSIVQLAVPDTLRGRVVSIYMVALRGGGPIGGLAAGALADRLSTSTVMATNGILLAVLATGLLLYRRGAVLEAMGRS
- a CDS encoding error-prone DNA polymerase, whose product is MSYVELHCASSFSFLDGASLPGTLIERAAELGYGAIALVDRDGVYGAPQFYRAAKAAGLRAIVGAELTMGRPGAPLASTWTLPVLVASAEGYRHLCRVITRVKLRAPKGEARFTLADFDGQAAGLVALVGRDVLRADRHGLGGPIDQLVGCFGRDRVWIELQRHRGRGEASEIQALLDLGAAYRVPVMASNGVRFARPADRPLYDVLTCIRHKTTLARAGRRLAPNAERHLKAPAAMAKLFGDLPQALAGTEALAEQLEFTLANLGYRFPEYPVPAGETEASYLRHLTTAGARDRYRPYHEAARAQIARELDLIEQLGLAGYFLIVWDIVHFCRQHGILVQGRGSAANSAVCYALGITAVDPVGMGLLFERFLSAERGEWPDIDLDLPSGDRRERVIQYVYQRYGALGAAMTANVITYRGRSATRELGKVLELPPDELDRIATLMGQFEFVDPEETLGRHLRDAGLDPGDERYRQFVRLWPSLQDLPRHLGQHSGGMVICQGRLDEVVPLENASMPGRVVVQWDKDDCADLGIVKVDLLGLGMMAALEEMLETINARQPGDEEARSREGQGTASAGSASWHAGPVDSACARNVDLAHLPPDDPAVYRMLQAADTVGVFQVESRAQMATLPRLKPACFYDLVVEVAIIRPGPIVGHMVHPYLARRRGDEPVTYPHPLLEPVLARTLGVPLFQEQLLRMAMVIAGFSGGEAEELRRAMGFKRSVKRMQQIEGRLREGMARQGITGAAADDIVRSITSFALYGFPESHAASFALIVYASAYLKAHFPSAFYKALLNSQPMGFYHPATLVKDAQRRGVRFAPIDVQRSAWHCTIAEDGTIRLGLRYVKGVRESTGKRIELAAGRRGHDRFLSIDDLVAWARLRQDEVRALAECGALAALGGDRRSALWQAERAGRPAGPLLADHDEQAAARTSPLPRMSMRERVQADYARTGLTIGPHPMALVRPWLTARGVARAIDLHRQRGGRRVRVAGAVITRQRPGTAKGFVFLSLEDETGIANAIVTPDVFAAFKRVIVDSPYLLVDGVLQNQDGAVSIKAARVDPLEHGGPAVQSHDFH
- a CDS encoding response regulator transcription factor gives rise to the protein MPRVLVVEDDPDIATVIRHHLERAGHSVQHVASGRDALSAAHDARPDLVVLDLMLPGMDGTLVCQALRQDAATAGLPIIMLTARGEEADRVRGLELGADDYVVKPFSPKELVARVAALLRRADRADRPAAPAARRWLAHGPLAIDLDGHQVLADGQPVRLTAKEFLLLRYLLEHRGRVLSRDLLLSDVWGYQYTGGTRTVDVHVRRLREKIPWLAGALVTVKQFGYKLEEPAAP